The following coding sequences are from one Vibrio syngnathi window:
- a CDS encoding c-type cytochrome, with translation MKKLALILSLLASCSVWAQGSIEAGKAKSQTCVACHGADGNSLITQYPKLAGQHEKYLEKQLKELKLGMTSGGKQGRYEPVMGAMAMPLSEEDMADLAAYYASLPISSNSTPENVVDEGKVLYTAGNAERGVTACIACHGPRGNGTELSGFPKISGQHADYIKAQLEKFRDGNRNNDMNAMMRDVAKKLTDADIDTLSKYVGGLH, from the coding sequence ATGAAGAAATTAGCGCTAATTTTGAGTCTTTTAGCCAGCTGCTCAGTATGGGCTCAAGGTAGTATTGAAGCTGGTAAAGCCAAATCACAAACATGTGTTGCCTGCCACGGTGCTGACGGCAACAGTCTGATCACTCAGTACCCTAAGCTGGCTGGTCAACACGAGAAATACCTAGAGAAGCAGTTAAAAGAGCTTAAGCTAGGTATGACGAGTGGTGGTAAGCAAGGTCGTTACGAGCCTGTAATGGGTGCAATGGCGATGCCTTTATCTGAAGAAGATATGGCTGACCTAGCGGCATACTACGCATCTCTCCCTATCTCTAGTAACTCTACTCCTGAAAATGTAGTAGATGAAGGTAAGGTTCTTTACACCGCGGGTAACGCAGAACGCGGCGTAACGGCTTGTATTGCTTGTCACGGCCCTCGTGGTAATGGTACCGAACTTTCTGGTTTCCCTAAGATTTCAGGTCAGCACGCAGATTACATCAAGGCTCAACTTGAGAAATTCCGCGATGGTAACCGTAATAACGACATGAATGCGATGATGCGTGATGTAGCTAAAAAGTTAACAGACGCAGATATTGATACCTTATCGAAGTACGTTGGTGGTTTACACTAA
- the yihA gene encoding ribosome biogenesis GTP-binding protein YihA/YsxC: MSVKIHYQNTHFITSAPDIRHLPEDEGIEIAFAGRSNAGKSSALNRVTNQKSLAKTSKTPGRTQLINLFKVTDGCHIVDLPGYGFAQVPLEMKKKWQKSLGEYLQRRESLKGLVVLMDIRHPMKDLDQQMIYWAIDSRIPVQVLLTKADKLKSGARKAQLLKIRNDAKSFGGDVAVDVFSSMKGIGVDQLRAKMDEWFAPVFADQIIDELADEEQNDSE, encoded by the coding sequence GTGAGCGTAAAAATTCATTATCAAAACACGCATTTCATTACCAGTGCACCTGATATTCGTCACTTACCAGAAGACGAAGGGATCGAAATTGCGTTTGCAGGACGCTCCAATGCTGGTAAATCTAGCGCACTAAACCGCGTTACAAACCAAAAAAGCTTGGCGAAAACCAGTAAAACACCCGGTCGAACTCAGCTAATTAACCTATTTAAGGTGACCGACGGCTGTCATATCGTCGATTTACCTGGATATGGCTTTGCTCAAGTACCGCTTGAGATGAAGAAAAAATGGCAGAAGTCGCTAGGCGAATACCTACAACGACGTGAAAGCCTAAAAGGTTTAGTGGTATTGATGGATATCCGTCACCCAATGAAAGACCTTGACCAACAAATGATCTACTGGGCTATCGATAGCCGTATCCCGGTACAAGTTTTGTTAACAAAAGCAGACAAACTGAAAAGTGGCGCGCGTAAAGCACAGCTACTGAAAATTCGTAATGATGCGAAATCTTTCGGTGGTGATGTTGCCGTTGATGTCTTCTCTTCAATGAAGGGCATCGGCGTTGACCAACTGCGTGCCAAGATGGATGAATGGTTTGCTCCGGTATTTGCCGATCAAATCATTGATGAGTTAGCTGACGAAGAGCAAAACGACTCAGAGTAG
- a CDS encoding GTP-binding protein has protein sequence MWKTPLAIIALMLVSLTGFASEAEQEQAPLINVDMTLDLDGMEKYAQDASESLEVISQSLQAIVNNPNLSEDQQQALNQTVESINKLASSTKTSLNQLPQALDQSRLAFKKTSQMLLDDIQTKIIIALAAVIAVIVIALTAIYLLILKPMQQTLVKATNNISSMAQSIQITAEALKYSTEKQQEIMDYIEHSPTQCTDK, from the coding sequence ATGTGGAAAACACCGTTGGCCATCATTGCACTAATGCTGGTCTCATTGACAGGGTTCGCCTCTGAAGCAGAACAAGAACAAGCCCCACTGATCAATGTTGATATGACCTTGGACTTGGATGGTATGGAAAAATACGCTCAAGATGCGAGTGAGTCTCTTGAGGTGATATCGCAATCTTTGCAGGCGATCGTCAACAACCCCAACCTTAGTGAAGACCAACAACAAGCTCTGAACCAAACCGTTGAAAGCATCAACAAGCTTGCGAGCTCTACCAAGACATCACTCAATCAACTCCCACAAGCCTTAGATCAATCTCGACTCGCCTTTAAAAAGACCAGTCAAATGCTGTTGGATGATATTCAGACCAAGATCATCATTGCGTTAGCAGCCGTTATCGCTGTCATTGTTATCGCTTTGACTGCTATCTACCTACTTATCCTAAAACCCATGCAGCAAACCTTAGTGAAAGCGACCAACAATATCTCTTCTATGGCGCAATCTATCCAGATCACGGCCGAAGCTCTGAAATACAGCACAGAGAAACAACAGGAAATCATGGACTACATTGAGCATTCACCCACTCAATGTACTGATAAATAA
- the polA gene encoding DNA polymerase I: MARIPDNPLILIDGSSYLYRAFHAYPGTMSNGDIPTNAVYGVVNMLRSMMRQFASDRIAVIFDAKGKTFRDDMYPEYKANRPPMPDDLRCQIEPLHNVIRAMGLPLISIPGVEADDVIGTLASQASAMGMPVLISTGDKDMAQLVDDNVTLINTMTNVVMDREGVIEKFGIPPELIIDYLALMGDKVDNIPGVPGVGDKTATALLQGIGSIEKLYQNLDDIAALGFRGSKTMAKKLADNKANADMSYELATIKLDVELEETPESLVKAQPNIDELIKLYGQLVFKSWLNELLEGGSGVVEADEKSGSVRSSASATTSTVEMNTSAVTIDRSNYETILDEASFNVWLEKLKAAELFAFDTETDSLDYMVANLVGLSFATEEGVAAYVPVAHDYLDAPQQLGRDWVLEQLKPILEDDAQAKVGQNLKYDMSVLARYGIEMKGIKHDTMLASYVFNSVGGKHDMDSLALRFLQHSCISFEQIAGKGKKQLTFNQIELGEASPYAAEDADVTLRLHNRLMENIEQDEKLKTIYEEIEVPLIPVMSRIERTGVFIDDMLLGAQSQEIAVRLDELEQKAYEIAEQEFNMNSPKQLQAILFEKMGLPVIKKTPSGAPSTNEEVLQELALDYPLPKLIIEYRGLAKLKSTYTDKLPKMINAETGRVHTSYHQAVTATGRLSSTDPNLQNIPIRNEEGRRIRQAFVAQHGWKILAVDYSQIELRIMAHLSGDKALLEAFQQGKDIHAATAAEIIGVAIDQVTTEQRRRAKAVNFGLIYGMSAFGLAKQLGIPRGEAQHYMDTYFERYPGVMQYMEDTRSAASEQGFVETIYGRRLHLPEIQSRNGMRRKAAERAAINAPMQGTAADIIKKAMLLVDEWIQAEGDGRVKLLMQVHDELVFEVEESALAEIESKVQQLMESAAELEVPLVAEAGHGDNWDQAH, from the coding sequence ATGGCTCGTATTCCTGATAATCCATTGATCCTGATTGATGGCTCTTCTTACCTATATCGCGCGTTCCATGCTTACCCTGGCACCATGAGTAATGGTGATATCCCAACCAACGCTGTTTACGGTGTGGTTAACATGCTACGTAGCATGATGCGTCAATTTGCTTCTGATCGTATTGCTGTAATTTTTGATGCGAAAGGAAAGACGTTCCGTGATGACATGTACCCAGAGTACAAAGCAAACCGTCCACCCATGCCCGATGACCTTCGTTGCCAAATAGAACCGCTGCACAATGTGATTCGAGCAATGGGCTTGCCACTTATCTCTATTCCCGGTGTTGAAGCGGATGATGTGATTGGTACGCTTGCTTCTCAAGCTTCTGCGATGGGGATGCCGGTACTTATCAGTACTGGTGATAAAGATATGGCGCAGTTAGTTGATGACAACGTTACTCTGATCAACACCATGACCAACGTGGTAATGGATCGCGAAGGTGTGATTGAGAAGTTTGGTATCCCGCCAGAACTGATCATCGATTACTTGGCACTGATGGGCGATAAAGTCGATAACATCCCTGGTGTTCCGGGTGTCGGTGACAAGACAGCGACGGCTTTACTACAAGGCATTGGTAGTATCGAAAAGTTGTATCAGAATCTTGATGATATTGCGGCGCTTGGTTTCCGCGGTTCGAAGACGATGGCTAAGAAGCTGGCTGATAATAAAGCCAATGCTGACATGTCCTACGAGCTTGCAACAATCAAGCTAGATGTTGAGCTTGAAGAGACGCCTGAGTCATTGGTAAAAGCACAACCCAATATCGATGAGTTGATCAAGTTATACGGTCAACTGGTCTTTAAATCTTGGTTGAACGAGCTGCTTGAAGGCGGCAGTGGTGTGGTTGAAGCTGATGAAAAATCGGGATCAGTACGCAGCAGCGCTTCTGCAACAACGTCTACTGTAGAGATGAATACGTCTGCTGTGACGATTGATCGCAGTAACTACGAAACGATTCTAGATGAAGCGTCATTCAATGTTTGGTTAGAAAAGCTTAAAGCAGCTGAATTGTTTGCTTTTGATACTGAGACAGACAGCCTTGATTACATGGTCGCGAATCTAGTCGGTTTATCATTTGCGACGGAAGAGGGCGTTGCCGCTTACGTACCAGTTGCTCATGATTACCTAGATGCACCGCAACAGCTGGGTCGTGATTGGGTACTTGAACAACTTAAACCGATTCTTGAAGATGATGCTCAAGCTAAAGTGGGTCAAAACCTGAAGTACGATATGAGTGTGCTAGCGCGCTACGGTATCGAGATGAAGGGCATCAAACACGACACTATGTTGGCTTCTTACGTTTTCAATAGCGTAGGTGGCAAGCACGATATGGACAGCCTAGCGCTACGCTTCCTACAGCATAGCTGCATCTCATTTGAGCAAATTGCAGGTAAAGGTAAGAAACAACTTACTTTCAACCAGATTGAGCTGGGTGAAGCGTCTCCATACGCTGCAGAAGATGCTGACGTGACACTACGTCTGCATAACCGCCTAATGGAAAACATTGAGCAAGATGAAAAGCTTAAAACCATTTATGAAGAAATCGAAGTACCACTGATTCCTGTGATGTCTCGCATTGAGCGTACTGGCGTATTCATCGATGACATGCTGTTAGGGGCTCAATCGCAAGAGATAGCGGTTCGTCTGGATGAGTTAGAGCAGAAAGCTTACGAGATTGCAGAGCAAGAGTTCAACATGAACTCGCCAAAACAACTGCAAGCGATCCTGTTTGAGAAAATGGGTCTGCCAGTTATCAAGAAAACGCCATCAGGTGCGCCTTCAACTAACGAAGAAGTGTTGCAAGAGCTGGCCCTTGATTACCCGTTGCCTAAGCTGATCATTGAGTATCGTGGCTTGGCGAAACTGAAGTCTACTTACACCGATAAATTGCCGAAGATGATCAACGCTGAAACGGGTCGCGTTCATACTTCTTATCACCAAGCGGTAACGGCAACCGGTCGTTTGTCTTCGACTGATCCAAACCTACAAAATATCCCAATTCGTAATGAAGAAGGTCGTCGTATTCGCCAAGCATTCGTTGCACAACATGGTTGGAAGATCCTAGCGGTCGATTACTCTCAAATTGAATTGCGTATCATGGCGCACCTATCGGGTGATAAAGCGCTGCTGGAAGCGTTCCAACAAGGCAAAGATATTCACGCGGCAACGGCTGCTGAGATTATCGGTGTGGCTATTGATCAAGTTACCACTGAACAGCGTCGTCGTGCTAAAGCCGTTAACTTCGGTCTTATTTACGGCATGAGTGCCTTTGGCTTGGCTAAGCAACTGGGGATTCCTCGTGGTGAAGCACAGCACTACATGGACACTTACTTTGAACGTTACCCTGGTGTAATGCAGTACATGGAAGACACACGCAGTGCTGCTTCAGAGCAAGGCTTCGTTGAAACCATTTACGGTCGTCGATTGCACCTTCCTGAAATTCAATCTCGTAATGGCATGCGTCGTAAAGCGGCTGAACGTGCGGCGATCAACGCACCAATGCAAGGCACAGCTGCTGACATTATTAAGAAAGCGATGCTGCTAGTGGATGAGTGGATTCAAGCGGAAGGTGATGGTCGTGTGAAACTGCTTATGCAAGTACACGATGAATTGGTCTTCGAAGTGGAAGAGTCAGCTTTAGCCGAAATTGAAAGTAAAGTACAACAATTGATGGAATCCGCTGCAGAGCTAGAAGTACCGCTGGTCGCGGAAGCTGGCCACGGTGACAACTGGGATCAAGCCCACTAA
- a CDS encoding GNAT family N-acetyltransferase has protein sequence MSVIVREGSLEEVVSVVEQISEFARKESVASLTARLEGKKSLILVAEEANVLLGFKIGYELNSNTFYSWFGGVSPLARNKGVAQAQLDVQEQWAQERDYEQLKVKSRNQFPAMLCLLLKNGYRIEKLEEKEEINENRIHFVKQLSA, from the coding sequence ATGTCAGTCATAGTACGTGAAGGTTCACTGGAGGAGGTTGTGTCTGTTGTCGAGCAGATCTCTGAGTTTGCTAGAAAAGAGAGTGTCGCTTCACTGACAGCTCGGCTTGAAGGGAAAAAGAGCCTGATCTTAGTGGCTGAAGAGGCGAACGTGTTACTCGGCTTTAAAATTGGTTATGAGCTTAACTCAAATACTTTCTATAGTTGGTTTGGTGGTGTGTCACCGCTTGCAAGAAATAAGGGGGTCGCACAAGCTCAATTAGATGTTCAGGAGCAGTGGGCACAAGAGCGGGATTATGAGCAGCTGAAAGTAAAATCTCGTAACCAGTTTCCTGCGATGCTGTGTTTACTATTGAAAAATGGCTATCGAATAGAAAAACTGGAAGAAAAAGAAGAGATTAATGAAAATCGAATCCATTTCGTGAAGCAATTATCAGCTTAA
- the hemB gene encoding porphobilinogen synthase — translation MSVSIQGQFPGRRMRRMRKHDFSRRLMAENQLSVDDLIYPMFILMGKDRREPVESMPGVERLSIDLMLEEADYLSKLGVPAIALFPVVNQDAKSLCAAEAHNSEGLVQRAVRSLKEHVPNMGVITDVALDPFTTHGQDGIIDEDGYVMNDETTEVLIQQALSHAEAGADVVAPSDMMDGRIGKIREALEEAGYIHTQIMAYSAKYASCYYGPFRDAVGSASNLKGGNKKNYQMDPANSDEAIHEVAMDLNEGADMVMVKPGMPYLDIVRRVKHELQAPTYAYQVSGEYAMHKAAIQNGWLKERETVMESLLCFKRAGADGILTYFAKDVAEWLAEDNAQAAKHLKEK, via the coding sequence GTGTCTGTTTCAATTCAAGGTCAATTCCCAGGTCGCCGTATGCGCCGTATGCGTAAGCACGACTTTAGCCGTCGCCTAATGGCAGAAAATCAATTGTCTGTGGATGACCTCATCTACCCAATGTTTATCCTGATGGGTAAAGACCGCCGCGAGCCTGTCGAGTCAATGCCGGGTGTTGAGCGTCTGTCTATCGACCTTATGCTTGAGGAAGCGGATTACCTGTCAAAATTGGGTGTTCCTGCGATTGCTCTGTTTCCGGTCGTGAACCAAGATGCTAAAAGTTTATGCGCGGCTGAAGCTCATAACTCCGAAGGTTTAGTGCAGCGTGCGGTACGTTCATTAAAAGAGCACGTGCCAAATATGGGTGTGATTACTGATGTTGCACTGGACCCATTTACTACTCACGGCCAAGACGGCATTATCGATGAAGATGGTTACGTGATGAATGATGAAACGACTGAAGTGTTGATTCAGCAGGCGTTATCGCATGCTGAAGCCGGTGCAGATGTAGTTGCTCCGTCGGATATGATGGATGGTCGTATTGGTAAGATCCGTGAAGCATTAGAAGAAGCGGGCTATATTCATACTCAGATTATGGCGTACTCTGCGAAATACGCATCGTGCTACTACGGCCCATTCCGTGATGCAGTCGGCAGCGCTTCGAACCTGAAAGGTGGTAATAAAAAGAACTACCAGATGGATCCTGCGAACAGCGATGAAGCGATTCATGAAGTGGCGATGGATCTTAATGAAGGTGCAGACATGGTGATGGTTAAGCCTGGCATGCCTTACCTTGATATCGTGCGTCGTGTGAAGCATGAACTTCAAGCGCCAACGTATGCTTACCAAGTGTCTGGTGAGTACGCGATGCATAAAGCGGCGATTCAAAACGGTTGGCTGAAAGAGCGCGAAACCGTCATGGAATCACTGTTATGCTTTAAGCGCGCTGGTGCTGATGGCATTCTTACTTACTTCGCCAAAGATGTGGCAGAGTGGCTTGCAGAAGACAATGCACAAGCAGCCAAGCATTTAAAAGAAAAGTAA
- a CDS encoding TatD family hydrolase produces MIDTHAHIYASEFDEDREQVVQRALAQGIDTILLPNIDLDSIEPMLATEAQFPDVCRSMMGLHPCYVDANIEQTLKTIRAWFDKHDFIAVGEIGIDLYWDKTFKAEQEMAFVTQLQWAKELDLPVVIHTRDSIEETLTLLRKEQDGSLRGVFHCFGSSLEEAQAINELGFHLGLGGVSTFKNSGMDKVIPYLDMNYVILETDCPYLAPTPNRGKRNEPAYTELVAKRIAELRGITLEEVDSITTSNAKLLFGL; encoded by the coding sequence ATGATCGACACCCATGCTCATATTTACGCGAGCGAATTCGATGAAGACCGTGAACAAGTCGTGCAGCGCGCACTGGCTCAAGGTATTGATACCATTCTATTGCCGAACATCGATTTAGATTCTATCGAGCCAATGTTAGCGACGGAAGCTCAGTTTCCTGATGTGTGTCGTTCAATGATGGGCTTACACCCTTGTTATGTGGATGCAAATATCGAGCAAACCCTCAAAACCATTCGAGCTTGGTTTGATAAACATGACTTTATCGCCGTGGGTGAGATTGGTATCGACTTGTACTGGGATAAAACCTTCAAGGCTGAACAAGAGATGGCTTTCGTGACTCAACTGCAATGGGCAAAAGAGCTCGATCTGCCTGTGGTGATCCACACTCGAGATTCCATTGAAGAGACACTGACTCTACTTCGTAAAGAACAAGATGGCAGTTTACGTGGCGTATTCCACTGCTTTGGCAGCAGCTTAGAGGAAGCCCAGGCAATCAACGAGCTAGGCTTTCACTTAGGTTTAGGCGGTGTATCGACCTTTAAGAACTCAGGAATGGACAAGGTGATTCCATATCTTGATATGAATTACGTCATTCTAGAGACAGATTGCCCGTATTTAGCACCAACACCCAATCGCGGTAAACGTAATGAGCCAGCCTACACGGAATTGGTAGCAAAACGCATCGCTGAATTGCGTGGCATTACCCTTGAAGAAGTCGACAGTATAACGACCAGCAACGCTAAATTACTGTTTGGTTTATAA
- the tatC gene encoding twin-arginine translocase subunit TatC, with amino-acid sequence MSSTEQTQPLISHLLELRNRLLRAIVAVLVIFVGLIYFANDIYEFVSAPLVDRLPEGATMIATDVASPFFTPLKLTLIASIFVAVPFILYQVWAFVAPGLYKHEKRLIMPLLASSSLLFYCGVAFAYFVVFPLVFSFFTAISLGQVEFATDISSYLDFVLALFFAFGIAFEVPVAIILLCWTGATTPKALSEKRPYIVVGAFIVGMMLTPPDMISQTLLAIPMCILFEIGLFFARFYVRKPDADEEQEADS; translated from the coding sequence ATGTCTTCGACTGAGCAGACACAGCCTTTAATTAGCCATCTTCTAGAATTACGTAATCGCCTACTACGTGCGATTGTCGCGGTGCTAGTGATATTTGTCGGGCTAATTTATTTTGCTAATGATATTTATGAATTCGTATCAGCACCTTTGGTAGATCGTCTGCCTGAAGGGGCGACGATGATCGCAACAGATGTTGCATCGCCATTTTTTACACCGCTAAAATTAACCTTAATCGCGTCTATTTTTGTCGCTGTGCCGTTTATTTTGTATCAGGTGTGGGCCTTTGTTGCTCCGGGTTTGTACAAGCATGAAAAACGCTTGATCATGCCGTTATTGGCTTCAAGTTCTTTGCTGTTTTACTGTGGTGTGGCGTTTGCTTACTTCGTAGTATTCCCATTGGTATTTAGTTTCTTCACGGCTATTTCCTTAGGGCAGGTAGAGTTCGCAACAGACATATCAAGTTATCTCGATTTTGTACTCGCGCTGTTCTTTGCTTTTGGTATTGCTTTTGAAGTACCAGTAGCGATTATCTTGTTATGTTGGACGGGGGCGACAACGCCTAAGGCTCTGTCTGAAAAGCGTCCGTACATTGTTGTCGGTGCTTTTATCGTCGGTATGATGCTGACACCTCCCGATATGATCTCGCAGACACTGTTGGCGATTCCAATGTGTATTCTGTTTGAGATTGGTCTGTTCTTCGCGCGTTTCTATGTGCGTAAGCCAGATGCGGATGAAGAGCAAGAAGCTGACTCTTAA
- the tatB gene encoding Sec-independent protein translocase protein TatB, protein MFDIGFWELVLISVVGLVVLGPERLPVAIRSISKFVGQAKSMANSVKDELSHELKVQELQENLRKAEKMGMEDLSPDLKASVDELKQAAAQVQRPYAKPESDKPSDTEPSVTETVESETIQVNSEASAPSDKKAE, encoded by the coding sequence GTGTTTGATATCGGTTTTTGGGAACTGGTATTAATATCTGTCGTTGGGTTAGTGGTGTTAGGACCTGAGCGTTTGCCCGTTGCGATTCGTAGTATTTCCAAGTTTGTTGGACAAGCGAAAAGCATGGCAAACAGTGTGAAAGATGAACTTTCTCACGAGCTTAAGGTGCAAGAGCTGCAAGAAAACCTACGCAAGGCGGAAAAAATGGGTATGGAAGATTTATCTCCAGACCTAAAAGCGTCAGTCGATGAACTCAAGCAGGCCGCTGCTCAAGTTCAACGTCCGTATGCTAAGCCTGAGTCTGATAAGCCAAGTGATACTGAACCTAGTGTCACGGAAACTGTGGAATCTGAAACCATTCAGGTCAACAGCGAAGCTTCAGCACCGTCAGATAAGAAAGCCGAATAG
- the tatA gene encoding Sec-independent protein translocase subunit TatA — protein sequence MGGISIWQLLIIAVIVILLFGTKKLRGMGGDLGSAVKGFKKAMSDEDKPADKKDADFEPKNIEQQKKEASAETTAETKKDKEQA from the coding sequence ATGGGTGGTATCAGTATTTGGCAACTTCTAATCATTGCTGTGATTGTAATTTTACTTTTTGGAACGAAGAAACTACGCGGCATGGGTGGTGACTTAGGTTCAGCGGTGAAAGGCTTCAAGAAAGCAATGAGCGATGAAGACAAGCCTGCAGATAAGAAAGATGCAGACTTTGAACCAAAGAATATTGAACAGCAGAAGAAAGAAGCTAGCGCTGAAACAACTGCTGAAACAAAGAAAGACAAAGAGCAGGCGTAA
- the ubiB gene encoding ubiquinone biosynthesis regulatory protein kinase UbiB — MTPTELKRLYHIIKVQLEYGLDELMPEHHLTKAPLLARKSLFWLKNKHQDKELGQRLRLALQELGPVWIKFGQMMSTRRDLFPPHIADQLALLQDQVAPFDGQLAKQDMEKALGGSLDNWFTDFDIEPLASASIAQVHTAKLKENGREIVLKVIRPDIRPVIDADLKLMHRMARIVAKSLPEARRLKPVEVVHEYEKTLLDELDLRREAANAIQLRRNFEGSEELYVPEVIPDLSSETLMVSERIYGIQVSDIETLNANGTNMKLLAERGVTVFFTQVFRDSFFHADMHPGNVFVNPENPDNPQWIGLDCGIVGTLNSEDKRYLAENLLAFFNRDYRKVAELHVDSGWVPHDTNVNDFEFAIRMVCEPIFAKPLGEISFGHVLLNLFNTARRFNMEVQPQLVLLQKTLLYVEGLGRQLYPQLDLWATAKPFLETWMMNQVGPQAVINAVKERAPFWAEKLPELPELLYDSLRQGKAMNQRMDQLYQGYRDTKRQQATGKFLFGVGATLVVCSAILVSSPYEQLSMGCGIAGVTFWLLSWRAYRR, encoded by the coding sequence ATGACCCCGACAGAACTGAAACGTCTTTATCATATTATCAAGGTACAGTTAGAGTACGGCCTTGATGAATTGATGCCTGAGCACCATTTGACTAAAGCGCCACTGTTGGCGAGAAAGTCTCTATTTTGGCTCAAAAATAAGCATCAAGATAAAGAGTTGGGTCAGCGTTTGCGTCTTGCTCTGCAAGAGTTAGGGCCGGTGTGGATTAAGTTTGGTCAAATGATGTCAACGCGTCGTGACCTGTTTCCTCCTCACATCGCAGATCAATTGGCTTTGCTGCAAGACCAAGTGGCGCCGTTTGATGGTCAACTGGCCAAGCAAGATATGGAAAAGGCACTGGGTGGCAGCTTAGATAACTGGTTTACTGACTTTGATATCGAGCCATTGGCTTCAGCATCTATCGCTCAGGTGCATACTGCAAAGCTTAAAGAGAACGGCCGCGAGATTGTTCTGAAGGTCATTCGACCTGATATTCGTCCGGTGATTGATGCAGATCTAAAACTGATGCACCGAATGGCGCGTATAGTCGCTAAGTCGCTTCCTGAAGCACGTCGTTTGAAACCGGTTGAGGTGGTTCACGAGTACGAAAAAACGTTACTGGATGAACTCGACTTGCGCCGCGAGGCTGCGAATGCGATTCAACTGCGACGTAATTTTGAAGGCAGTGAAGAGCTGTATGTTCCAGAGGTTATCCCTGATTTAAGCAGTGAAACCTTGATGGTGTCAGAGCGAATCTATGGTATTCAAGTTTCGGATATTGAAACGCTGAACGCCAACGGCACGAACATGAAATTGCTGGCTGAACGTGGTGTGACGGTATTCTTCACCCAAGTGTTCCGCGATAGCTTTTTCCATGCAGACATGCACCCAGGTAACGTATTCGTTAACCCTGAAAATCCAGATAACCCTCAGTGGATTGGCTTGGATTGTGGCATTGTAGGCACGCTTAATAGCGAAGATAAGCGCTACTTAGCCGAGAATTTACTGGCTTTCTTTAATCGAGATTATCGTAAAGTTGCAGAGCTACATGTCGATTCAGGGTGGGTGCCACACGACACTAACGTCAATGATTTCGAATTTGCGATTCGCATGGTGTGTGAGCCAATTTTTGCAAAACCACTTGGCGAGATCTCATTTGGCCATGTGTTGCTAAATTTATTTAATACAGCAAGACGTTTCAACATGGAGGTTCAACCTCAGTTGGTACTTCTGCAGAAGACTTTGTTGTATGTTGAAGGTCTAGGCCGTCAGCTTTATCCGCAACTTGATTTGTGGGCAACGGCGAAGCCTTTCCTTGAAACCTGGATGATGAATCAGGTGGGGCCGCAAGCTGTGATCAACGCAGTAAAAGAGCGTGCGCCATTCTGGGCAGAGAAATTACCAGAGCTGCCAGAGTTACTTTATGACAGCCTTCGTCAGGGTAAAGCGATGAACCAGAGAATGGATCAGCTTTATCAAGGCTACCGAGATACCAAACGCCAACAAGCGACTGGAAAGTTTTTGTTTGGTGTTGGAGCCACTTTAGTCGTATGCTCCGCAATATTAGTTTCAAGCCCTTATGAGCAGCTATCTATGGGCTGTGGCATCGCAGGTGTCACATTTTGGTTGCTTAGTTGGCGAGCTTACCGTCGTTAG
- a CDS encoding ubiquinone biosynthesis accessory factor UbiJ, with protein sequence MPFDPLVTAVIETSLNTFVNDDPALVRRLSRLKGQIIQVNLKELNKTLTFVFSQQIDVLSEYEGQPDCYLSLNLSVLPELREQSNITKLIKQDKLILEGDIQLAQKFAQLMTDCKPDLEEWLSRVTGDVVAHTLVQGVKNVGGFVAKQATKHQNHVAQVLTEEWKIAPAPLEVVHFCDQVDDVKSSVARLEAKLNALLEKI encoded by the coding sequence ATGCCATTTGATCCATTGGTCACCGCGGTTATTGAAACCTCTTTAAATACTTTCGTGAACGATGATCCAGCTTTGGTTCGTCGTTTGTCTCGTTTAAAGGGGCAGATCATTCAAGTTAATTTGAAAGAGCTGAATAAAACTCTCACTTTCGTTTTTAGCCAACAGATCGATGTGTTGTCTGAATATGAAGGGCAACCAGATTGCTACCTATCTTTGAACCTATCGGTACTGCCAGAACTGCGTGAGCAATCGAACATCACCAAACTGATCAAGCAAGATAAGCTGATCTTAGAGGGTGATATTCAACTGGCTCAGAAATTTGCTCAGCTAATGACAGACTGCAAGCCTGATTTGGAAGAGTGGCTGTCACGTGTGACTGGCGATGTGGTTGCTCATACCTTGGTACAAGGCGTTAAAAACGTCGGCGGCTTTGTGGCTAAGCAAGCAACTAAGCATCAAAATCATGTTGCTCAGGTTCTGACAGAAGAGTGGAAGATTGCTCCAGCGCCATTAGAAGTGGTGCATTTTTGCGATCAGGTTGATGACGTAAAAAGCTCGGTAGCTCGCCTTGAAGCTAAGTTGAACGCTCTGTTGGAGAAAATATGA